AGCCTCCCCGGGCCTTGGGTTAAGGGGTGTTGGTTGGGACGCTAAGTCAAACCCTTCCCAGGTTTCTCACGAACCACATGGCGCTTTCAGGGAACAGGACGATGATCACCACCGCAAGGAACATTAGGACCACGAAGGGCATCACTCCCTTGCAGATCTCGTCCATGGGGACGTCCTGGGCGACCCCCTTGAAGTAGTACAGTCCCAGCCCCACCGGGGGGGTTATGTAGGACAGGAGAAGCAGGGAGCAGAACA
Above is a window of Thermanaerothrix sp. DNA encoding:
- a CDS encoding TRAP transporter large permease subunit, whose translation is FCSLLLLSYITPPVGLGLYYFKGVAQDVPMDEICKGVMPFVVLMFLAVVIIVLFPESAMWFVRNLGRV